In Paenibacillus sp. G2S3, a single window of DNA contains:
- a CDS encoding ABC transporter ATP-binding protein, translated as MKEITIHRLEKKFGDVHALKAADLKIPAGSFTTLLGPSGCGKTTLLRLIAGLETPDAGEILMDDEFIFSGSKRISRPIHSRNFGMVFQDFALWPHLTVFENVAFGLRASKQKKDLRIRVQQALRSVKLEGLELRFPHQLSGGQQQRVAFARAVVTRPQLVLFDEPLSALDAVLRDEMRLELTSLVRNMGITALYVTHDQTEAMSMSDEVVVMQGGTILQAGSPEEIYQKPNHPFVAHFIGKSNWIVPDKQMLRPEHLRWSQENASSLPFTGTIQHVSYMGDRYEVILEMENKTTWTAYHDQRLPVGETIQVYASEHQIHHLN; from the coding sequence ATGAAGGAAATTACAATCCACAGATTGGAAAAGAAATTCGGAGATGTGCATGCCTTGAAGGCTGCAGATCTGAAGATTCCCGCTGGAAGCTTTACGACATTACTCGGTCCTTCAGGTTGTGGAAAGACGACACTACTCCGTCTGATTGCTGGGCTAGAAACACCGGATGCGGGAGAAATCCTAATGGATGACGAGTTTATTTTCTCAGGTAGCAAAAGAATTAGTCGCCCCATTCATAGCCGCAACTTCGGCATGGTTTTTCAAGATTTCGCACTCTGGCCGCATCTAACTGTCTTCGAGAATGTCGCCTTCGGACTTCGTGCCTCTAAGCAGAAAAAAGATTTACGAATTAGGGTTCAGCAAGCCCTTCGTTCCGTAAAGCTGGAAGGACTCGAGCTACGCTTTCCCCATCAGCTGTCCGGTGGACAACAGCAACGGGTTGCTTTTGCCAGAGCAGTAGTTACTAGACCACAACTCGTATTGTTCGATGAGCCTTTGAGTGCACTAGATGCGGTCTTGCGAGATGAAATGAGGCTGGAGTTAACCTCCTTGGTGAGAAACATGGGTATTACCGCTTTATATGTCACCCATGATCAAACCGAGGCGATGTCTATGTCAGATGAAGTGGTCGTGATGCAAGGTGGTACTATTTTACAAGCAGGTTCTCCTGAGGAGATTTATCAGAAACCAAACCATCCTTTTGTAGCTCACTTTATTGGAAAATCCAACTGGATCGTTCCCGATAAGCAAATGCTTCGTCCGGAACATTTACGTTGGTCTCAGGAGAATGCTTCCTCTCTCCCTTTTACGGGGACGATTCAACATGTGAGCTATATGGGTGATCGCTATGAGGTCATTCTAGAAATGGAGAACAAAACCACTTGGACCGCTTATCATGATCAACGTCTACCTGTTGGAGAGACGATCCAGGTCTACGCTTCAGAGCACCAGATTCATCATCTGAATTAA
- a CDS encoding ABC transporter substrate-binding protein, which produces MNNTKGLSTLLLTTIIGASLAGCSSTNTPAANASNPTSTANTTAQTEAPQPTEKALSGSLVVYSAGPEGLANKIKDGFEAKTGVKVEMFQGTTGKILARMEAEKSNPVVDVVVLASLPSMQGMKNDGLLLPYKEAVNADKLVSDWSDTADGNYFSYSASALGIVYNTKKVSTPPASWDDLTKAEWKGTINIPDPSLSGSALDFVTGYLSAKGDSGWDLFKQYKSNGVAMAGANQEALDPVITGAKSVVASGVDYMAYKAKADGEPVDIVYPAEGTVISPRPAAIIKTSPNVDNAKAFIDYLLSDEAQALVAKAYLLPGRADVKAENRANLDEIKTFDVKWEWMNEHSDEVSSTFTQIFK; this is translated from the coding sequence ATGAATAACACTAAAGGACTTAGTACACTTCTTCTAACAACTATAATAGGTGCGAGCTTAGCCGGTTGTAGCTCTACTAACACTCCTGCAGCTAACGCAAGCAATCCGACTTCAACCGCTAACACTACAGCTCAAACTGAAGCACCACAACCCACAGAGAAAGCTCTGAGTGGCAGTCTTGTCGTCTACAGTGCAGGTCCTGAAGGTCTAGCCAATAAAATTAAAGACGGCTTTGAAGCCAAAACCGGTGTGAAGGTCGAAATGTTCCAAGGCACTACTGGAAAAATATTAGCCCGTATGGAAGCAGAAAAGTCCAATCCAGTAGTCGATGTTGTCGTTCTCGCTTCCCTTCCGTCTATGCAAGGAATGAAGAACGATGGATTATTGCTTCCATATAAAGAGGCAGTTAATGCAGATAAGCTCGTTAGCGATTGGTCAGACACAGCAGATGGCAATTATTTTAGCTATAGCGCATCCGCGCTGGGGATTGTCTACAATACTAAAAAAGTTAGCACACCTCCGGCCTCATGGGATGATCTTACTAAAGCGGAATGGAAAGGAACCATCAATATTCCAGATCCTTCGCTATCTGGCTCGGCTCTAGATTTCGTAACTGGATATTTAAGCGCTAAAGGAGACAGCGGTTGGGATCTTTTTAAACAATACAAAAGCAATGGTGTAGCGATGGCGGGCGCCAATCAGGAGGCACTTGATCCGGTTATTACCGGCGCTAAATCCGTCGTTGCTTCAGGTGTAGATTACATGGCTTATAAGGCAAAAGCTGATGGAGAGCCTGTAGATATCGTCTACCCTGCTGAAGGAACAGTCATCAGCCCACGCCCGGCTGCGATTATTAAGACAAGCCCAAATGTAGATAATGCCAAGGCTTTTATCGACTATCTTCTATCTGATGAAGCCCAAGCCCTTGTAGCCAAAGCTTACTTATTACCAGGCAGAGCCGATGTGAAAGCAGAGAATCGTGCGAATCTCGATGAAATTAAGACATTTGATGTGAAATGGGAATGGATGAACGAACATAGTGATGAAGTTTCCTCGACCTTCACACAAATTTTTAAATAA